One stretch of Cohnella algarum DNA includes these proteins:
- the pseI gene encoding pseudaminic acid synthase → MPQEFNIAGRPIGPDQKPFVIAEMSGNHNQSLDRALAIVDAAADAGVDALKLQTYTADTMTLDIGEGDFFIEDPASLWKGESLYKLYQQAYTPWEWHEPIFKRCRERGIIPFSTPFDESAVDFLESLNAPAYKIASFENTDLPLIRRAARTGKPLIISTGMATIAELDETVRAAREAGCNNLVLLKCTSTYPATPENSNLATMPHLGQLFDCQVGISDHTMGIGVSVASVALGGTVIEKHFTLSRAEGGVDSAFSMEPHEMRALVEESAKAWQSIGQIQYGPTAAEKPSLKHRRSLYIVKDLKAGDVLTPDNVRAIRPGAGLSPKYYETILGRVVKQDVKYGTPVDWDLI, encoded by the coding sequence ATGCCTCAAGAATTCAACATCGCCGGAAGACCAATCGGTCCAGACCAAAAGCCTTTCGTCATCGCTGAAATGTCCGGCAACCATAATCAATCGTTGGACCGTGCATTAGCAATTGTAGACGCTGCAGCGGATGCGGGGGTCGATGCCCTGAAGCTCCAAACCTACACGGCCGATACGATGACGCTCGATATCGGCGAAGGCGATTTCTTTATCGAGGATCCGGCGAGCCTATGGAAGGGCGAGTCGCTTTATAAACTCTACCAGCAAGCGTATACGCCTTGGGAGTGGCATGAACCGATCTTCAAGCGTTGCCGCGAACGCGGAATTATTCCGTTCAGCACGCCGTTCGACGAAAGTGCGGTGGATTTTCTGGAGAGTTTGAATGCGCCCGCTTATAAGATCGCATCATTTGAAAATACGGATCTCCCTTTAATCCGAAGGGCCGCCCGAACTGGGAAGCCGCTAATTATCTCTACCGGTATGGCGACGATAGCCGAGTTGGATGAGACGGTAAGAGCGGCACGCGAAGCCGGCTGCAACAATCTGGTTTTATTGAAGTGCACAAGTACTTATCCGGCTACCCCAGAAAACTCCAATCTGGCAACGATGCCGCATTTGGGCCAATTGTTTGACTGTCAAGTCGGCATCTCCGACCACACGATGGGAATTGGAGTCAGCGTTGCGAGCGTGGCGCTGGGAGGGACGGTGATCGAAAAGCACTTTACTCTCTCAAGGGCGGAAGGAGGCGTAGATTCGGCGTTCTCGATGGAGCCGCACGAAATGAGAGCTTTAGTGGAAGAATCCGCAAAAGCTTGGCAGAGCATCGGGCAAATTCAATACGGTCCGACGGCAGCCGAAAAGCCTTCCTTGAAACATCGCCGTTCCCTCTACATCGTTAAGGATTTGAAAGCCGGCGATGTATTGACTCCAGACAATGTCCGCGCCATTCGTCCGGGCGCCGGGCTGTCTCCTAAATACTACGAAACAATTCTGGGCCGAGTCGTAAAACAGGATGTTAAATACGGAACCCCTGTCGATTGGGATCTGATATAA
- a CDS encoding polysaccharide pyruvyl transferase family protein: MTRVALLTECRSFNPLDSIDEKLKSVGGNTGNIAYISALREIFNATQIHYTELNSALLEDKFDTYIVGNLSWIIEDKPIDPYFYNCFRKIIEKGKKFIPISVGTQTAKYKKDFKYHPTTLTWLKEINEQAIIACRGEYTANVLSSNGVKNIEVIGCPSLFHKLDSDFKIYKKDQINKNAKIASGITPWPNRNMELQKVKDFFEFIMKNQFEFIEQTNALWVEHITKADSNFNDKLQVYLKEYSKMFFNIGEWRSYCNTLDFSFGGRFHGNVIPLLEGVPSLFITIDARTREMCEYFKFPFIDIGEFDFNLTAQELYDMADYSDFNKHYKSLYLKFEQFAEKNGLKIAGGY, translated from the coding sequence ATGACCAGGGTTGCTTTATTAACCGAATGCAGATCTTTCAATCCTTTAGACTCCATTGACGAAAAGCTTAAATCAGTAGGTGGAAATACAGGGAATATTGCATACATTTCAGCTTTAAGAGAAATATTCAATGCTACTCAAATTCATTATACAGAATTAAATAGTGCTCTTTTGGAAGACAAATTTGATACATACATCGTAGGGAATCTTTCATGGATAATTGAAGATAAGCCAATTGACCCTTATTTTTATAATTGTTTTAGAAAAATAATCGAGAAAGGGAAAAAATTTATTCCTATCAGCGTTGGTACACAAACGGCAAAATACAAGAAAGATTTCAAATACCACCCCACAACTTTAACATGGCTAAAAGAAATAAATGAACAGGCCATTATCGCTTGTAGAGGTGAATATACTGCGAATGTTTTGAGTTCAAATGGCGTTAAAAACATAGAAGTTATTGGATGTCCCTCGTTATTCCACAAGTTGGATTCCGATTTTAAAATTTATAAAAAGGATCAAATAAATAAGAATGCTAAAATAGCATCTGGGATTACGCCTTGGCCAAATAGAAATATGGAGCTGCAAAAAGTTAAGGATTTTTTTGAGTTTATAATGAAAAATCAATTTGAATTTATTGAGCAGACTAATGCACTCTGGGTTGAACATATAACCAAGGCGGATTCAAATTTTAATGATAAATTGCAAGTCTATTTAAAAGAATACTCTAAAATGTTTTTTAACATTGGGGAATGGAGGAGCTATTGCAATACCCTTGATTTTTCATTTGGTGGCCGCTTTCATGGAAATGTTATACCTCTATTGGAGGGTGTCCCCTCACTTTTTATTACAATAGATGCAAGGACAAGAGAAATGTGTGAATATTTCAAGTTTCCTTTTATAGACATTGGAGAATTTGACTTTAATTTGACTGCACAAGAATTGTATGATATGGCTGATTATAGTGACTTCAATAAGCATTATAAGAGTCTTTATTTGAAATTTGAGCAATTTGCGGAAAAGAACGGATTGAAAATAGCAGGGGGATATTAA
- a CDS encoding polysaccharide pyruvyl transferase family protein: MELQKIFPDLKNKKIIVWGTGDFYQKCKGKINLNPYCFIDNNSNNWGQKLDGKLIYSPSILNEIEKSEVGLLILSSFFDEILLQVKEMPKMPEIIMNWDMIESGIYDFTCMKVKELKEKFDIDIKSHICDLCGESSFELLYDKGRNRKILFNYICLNCGAVFTYPRLTIHQHEELYLNGEFSKKARKSERPDDEKFKFCESQAYERFKLIETLLPTEIYDSRIKKVIEIGSGTGSFLNIMSIVGWETLGVEPDKEYANSSMERYNISVKNSMLENTPIPANYADLVCSFQVIEHVQSPFDFLTRVKRFLKEDGYIFIECPGIDNMHTPMDDFFWDVHVNTFSEEVLKSYLLKSGFNVVSSGYNSLGFLWVLGKKSTLTDVRNLQIINFKNAQRIKNIVGQAKSPLKKNAEKIAVLPTNYPATYKFGHVGYHLNTNAGDTLLFPYVRKVFQSHFRNCEFKLFNIHEAVTEKTIESINKLDALIIGGGGLFLADTNPNEKSGWQWPCPTELLKKIEVPIIVFAAGYNRFRGQSDFLPVFYKNIQTLIEKSVFFGIRNSGSIKALKEYVPQKHWNKIEYQPCPTTLIKYLDPIQNQSISKKAAINIAMDRPFLRFGRDYTDVIKKVIRITHYLIENNWNVKLFHHHHLDEQSRLWFKRYNLEIEEVNLNQAPPDKVIEYYSEVDLSIGMRGHAQMVPFGLGKPIFSLISHDKLKYFLEDIGHPEWGVDVHSPDMEQNFIRFVEASSFDELNLEINRIQSDLWSITNKNIQKIKNIIDNNTGR; encoded by the coding sequence GTGGAGTTGCAAAAGATTTTTCCTGATCTTAAAAATAAGAAAATTATAGTTTGGGGCACAGGGGATTTTTATCAAAAGTGTAAGGGTAAGATCAATTTAAACCCTTACTGCTTTATCGACAATAACTCAAATAACTGGGGACAAAAATTGGATGGTAAATTAATTTATAGTCCTTCGATTTTAAATGAGATAGAGAAAAGTGAAGTAGGACTCCTTATTTTAAGCTCATTTTTTGATGAAATTCTTCTACAGGTAAAAGAAATGCCTAAAATGCCGGAAATAATTATGAACTGGGATATGATAGAAAGCGGAATTTACGATTTTACCTGTATGAAGGTTAAAGAGTTAAAAGAAAAATTCGACATAGACATAAAAAGTCATATCTGCGATTTATGTGGGGAATCTAGTTTTGAGTTGCTTTATGATAAAGGAAGAAATCGCAAAATTTTATTTAACTATATTTGTTTGAATTGTGGTGCGGTATTTACATACCCAAGGTTAACAATACATCAGCATGAGGAACTATATTTGAATGGTGAATTTTCAAAAAAAGCAAGAAAAAGTGAAAGACCGGATGATGAAAAGTTCAAATTTTGTGAGTCTCAGGCATATGAACGATTTAAACTAATAGAAACACTACTGCCGACTGAAATATACGATAGTAGAATAAAAAAGGTTATCGAGATTGGTTCTGGAACAGGAAGCTTCCTTAATATAATGAGTATAGTGGGCTGGGAGACTTTGGGTGTCGAACCGGATAAGGAATATGCTAATTCTTCAATGGAGAGATATAATATATCGGTTAAGAATTCGATGCTGGAAAATACCCCAATACCAGCTAACTACGCGGATTTAGTTTGCTCTTTTCAAGTTATTGAACATGTACAGAGTCCTTTTGACTTTCTTACTCGAGTCAAACGATTTTTAAAAGAAGATGGATACATTTTCATTGAGTGTCCTGGAATTGATAATATGCACACTCCAATGGATGACTTTTTTTGGGATGTTCATGTTAATACCTTTTCAGAAGAAGTTTTAAAGTCCTATTTACTTAAATCCGGATTTAATGTAGTGAGCTCAGGATATAACAGCTTGGGTTTTCTGTGGGTTTTAGGAAAAAAATCAACTTTAACTGATGTGCGTAACCTTCAAATAATCAATTTTAAAAACGCCCAAAGAATAAAGAATATTGTAGGTCAGGCAAAAAGTCCTTTAAAAAAGAATGCTGAAAAAATAGCAGTTTTACCTACAAATTACCCAGCAACGTATAAGTTTGGTCACGTAGGATATCACTTAAATACTAATGCTGGAGATACTCTTTTGTTTCCATATGTAAGGAAAGTGTTTCAATCACATTTTAGAAATTGTGAGTTTAAATTATTTAATATTCACGAGGCAGTCACAGAAAAAACCATTGAAAGTATCAATAAATTGGATGCTCTTATAATTGGCGGAGGTGGCCTTTTTTTAGCGGATACTAATCCCAACGAGAAATCCGGTTGGCAGTGGCCTTGTCCAACTGAACTTCTAAAAAAAATTGAAGTTCCTATTATTGTTTTTGCGGCAGGATATAATAGGTTTAGAGGACAATCTGATTTCTTGCCGGTCTTTTATAAAAATATACAAACATTAATCGAGAAAAGCGTATTTTTTGGAATCAGAAATAGCGGTAGCATAAAAGCCCTTAAAGAATACGTACCGCAAAAACATTGGAATAAAATCGAATATCAACCATGCCCAACAACGCTTATAAAATATTTAGATCCAATTCAAAATCAATCAATTAGTAAAAAAGCTGCTATAAACATTGCAATGGATCGTCCATTTCTAAGATTCGGCAGGGACTATACCGACGTAATAAAAAAAGTAATAAGAATTACTCATTACCTTATAGAGAATAATTGGAACGTTAAATTATTTCACCATCATCATCTGGATGAACAAAGCCGCCTTTGGTTTAAGCGTTATAACTTGGAGATAGAAGAGGTTAATTTAAATCAAGCTCCCCCAGATAAGGTTATTGAATATTATTCTGAAGTTGATTTGTCAATTGGTATGAGAGGTCATGCACAAATGGTTCCTTTTGGGTTAGGCAAGCCGATTTTTTCTTTAATTAGTCATGATAAATTGAAGTACTTTTTGGAGGATATTGGACATCCAGAGTGGGGAGTAGATGTACATTCTCCAGATATGGAGCAAAATTTTATTCGTTTTGTAGAAGCTTCTAGTTTCGATGAATTAAACCTTGAAATAAATAGGATTCAAAGTGATTTATGGAGCATTACAAACAAAAATATTCAAAAAATAAAAAACATAATTGACAATAATACAGGGAGATAG
- the pseG gene encoding UDP-2,4-diacetamido-2,4,6-trideoxy-beta-L-altropyranose hydrolase, which produces MTKIAVFRTDASSLIGSGHVMRCLALADSLRVNGFESIFVCRRLQGHLCEYIRNKGYDVEWIDSNDDEFRPESDAIMTKEILARVASPIAWLIIDHYGIDRNWEIQMGSLANRILVIDDLANRPHLCDILVDQNAYERMESRYKDLLPPQCLQLLGPGYLLLRPSFYEARKSLRARDGSLRRLLVFFGGSDPTNETAKALRALARRADDEPSFHTDVVIGSANPYRGEVTAMCAERPYAKLHVQAENMAELIASADFALGAGGVAMWERCYLGLPSAVTVVADNQAASVRCAAQTGAVAYLGESAETNADTYARAIEKALESPSELLEMSKRALEITESRADRTESPVASAMLEMDRRG; this is translated from the coding sequence ATGACGAAAATCGCCGTCTTCCGCACCGACGCCTCATCCCTCATCGGATCGGGGCACGTCATGCGCTGTCTCGCTTTGGCGGACAGTTTGCGCGTTAATGGCTTCGAGTCGATTTTTGTCTGTCGGCGGCTTCAAGGGCATCTTTGCGAATATATTCGAAATAAGGGGTATGACGTCGAATGGATCGATTCGAACGATGACGAATTTCGTCCGGAATCGGATGCGATCATGACAAAGGAAATTTTGGCGCGAGTAGCGAGCCCTATCGCCTGGCTGATTATCGACCACTACGGAATCGACCGGAACTGGGAAATTCAAATGGGATCTTTGGCGAATCGCATTCTGGTCATCGACGACTTGGCCAACAGGCCGCACCTTTGCGATATTCTCGTCGACCAGAACGCTTACGAGCGCATGGAATCGAGATATAAGGATCTCTTGCCGCCGCAATGCTTGCAGCTGTTGGGCCCCGGATATTTGCTGCTGCGACCGTCGTTTTACGAAGCGAGAAAATCGCTGCGGGCAAGAGACGGCAGCCTGCGAAGGCTTCTCGTTTTTTTCGGCGGAAGCGACCCGACGAACGAGACGGCAAAAGCGCTGCGAGCGCTAGCCCGCCGAGCGGACGACGAACCGTCTTTTCACACTGACGTGGTCATCGGCTCCGCCAATCCTTATCGCGGCGAAGTAACCGCCATGTGTGCGGAACGACCTTATGCGAAACTGCACGTTCAAGCCGAAAATATGGCCGAACTCATCGCATCCGCCGATTTCGCGCTGGGCGCCGGGGGCGTTGCGATGTGGGAGCGGTGCTATCTGGGATTGCCTTCGGCCGTGACGGTCGTCGCGGATAATCAGGCGGCCAGCGTGCGCTGCGCAGCTCAAACGGGCGCAGTCGCCTATCTTGGCGAGAGCGCCGAGACGAACGCCGACACTTACGCCCGTGCCATCGAGAAAGCGCTCGAATCACCGAGCGAACTGCTCGAGATGTCGAAGCGTGCGCTTGAAATTACCGAAAGCCGGGCGGACCGGACGGAGAGCCCGGTCGCCTCTGCCATGCTCGAAATGGACCGGCGTGGGTAG
- a CDS encoding acyltransferase — protein MNKEYIKEKLSQLKNQIHAREIVIWGGGTHGEIVSEVLNELGLYCRTVIDSSIEISGSLKFGKVVRNPQYISGKNKTTFVIVAMTHFYDEVKNKLNDLGYIEAERDFVYIGTIKNIRCICSSIGEELNEYSDQYNNHIFGRFQAVNSKIIFKGVNNKVIIGKNTILRDCTIVFLSNDGVCMVGECSQYRGKIFIGSNCTVNIGNHLWVTNNCCITTAEDTSVEVGHDCMFASNNMISTHDYHPIYNVKNGERINKSKSIKIGDHVWLADRAVLLSGSNISNGSIVGHSAVVKTRIPNNCIAAGIPARIIKRDIAWDKTDLTQMHYEFASKYSSDKQYWNFTDLTIE, from the coding sequence ATGAATAAAGAATATATAAAAGAAAAACTGAGCCAGTTAAAAAATCAAATTCATGCTAGAGAAATTGTAATTTGGGGAGGAGGCACACATGGAGAAATAGTTTCTGAAGTTTTGAACGAATTAGGTTTATATTGTCGTACAGTAATCGATAGTTCAATAGAGATATCAGGTTCCCTGAAGTTTGGAAAAGTAGTGAGGAATCCGCAGTATATTTCCGGAAAAAATAAAACAACTTTTGTCATTGTAGCTATGACACATTTCTATGATGAGGTTAAGAATAAACTAAACGATCTAGGGTACATCGAAGCAGAAAGAGACTTTGTATACATCGGTACCATTAAAAATATTAGATGTATTTGTTCTTCTATTGGCGAAGAACTAAACGAATATTCTGATCAGTATAATAATCATATTTTTGGTCGCTTTCAAGCTGTTAATAGTAAAATTATTTTTAAAGGAGTAAATAACAAAGTCATAATTGGAAAAAACACCATTTTAAGAGACTGCACTATCGTCTTTCTGTCGAATGATGGGGTATGTATGGTAGGGGAATGTTCTCAATATAGAGGAAAGATTTTTATTGGTTCAAACTGTACTGTAAACATTGGTAACCATCTTTGGGTAACAAATAACTGTTGCATTACTACAGCAGAAGATACATCTGTTGAAGTTGGACATGATTGTATGTTCGCATCAAACAATATGATAAGCACCCATGACTATCACCCGATTTATAATGTAAAAAATGGTGAGCGAATAAATAAAAGTAAATCAATAAAAATTGGAGATCATGTTTGGTTGGCTGATCGTGCTGTACTTTTATCCGGCTCCAACATAAGTAATGGTAGCATTGTTGGACACAGTGCCGTCGTAAAAACCCGTATTCCAAACAATTGCATAGCGGCTGGGATTCCTGCACGCATAATTAAACGTGATATTGCATGGGATAAAACAGACTTGACGCAAATGCATTATGAATTTGCTTCAAAGTACTCTTCAGATAAACAGTATTGGAATTTTACCGATTTAACTATTGAATAG
- a CDS encoding dTDP-glucose 4,6-dehydratase, producing the protein MNILLTGGAGFIGRWVAKRLLEDGHSVWILDDLSNGREVNLEEFRNHPGLKAFVKGTILDEPLLDRLFAEHNFNVIYHLGASINVQDSIDDPRTTFNNDTIGTFYLLEQCRKHGVKMVFMSTCMVYDRCTEPAGIDERHPIKPASPYAGAKIAAENMVLSYYHAYGLPTVVIRPFNTYGPYQKTGGEGGVVAIFIKNKLSGRTLNIYGDGTQTRDLLYVEDCARFVVQAGYSNAADGQIVNAGLGRDIAINDLAELIVGDKSRIAHVEHIHPQSEIPKLLCNSAKAERLLGWKPEVTLEEGIRRTEDWIRTSNLI; encoded by the coding sequence TTGAACATCCTGCTCACCGGCGGCGCCGGTTTTATCGGCAGATGGGTAGCCAAGCGGCTGCTCGAAGACGGGCATTCCGTCTGGATTTTGGACGACCTGTCCAACGGCAGGGAGGTCAACCTCGAGGAATTCCGAAATCATCCGGGACTGAAGGCTTTCGTCAAAGGCACGATCCTGGACGAGCCGCTGCTGGACCGATTATTTGCGGAGCATAACTTTAATGTCATTTACCATCTCGGAGCCTCGATCAACGTGCAGGACTCGATCGACGATCCGCGGACGACGTTCAACAACGATACGATCGGCACCTTCTATCTGCTCGAACAATGCCGCAAGCACGGCGTCAAAATGGTGTTCATGAGCACCTGCATGGTATACGACCGCTGCACGGAGCCGGCCGGGATCGACGAGCGCCACCCGATCAAGCCGGCCTCGCCTTACGCGGGAGCCAAGATCGCGGCCGAGAATATGGTTCTGTCCTACTACCACGCGTACGGTCTGCCGACCGTCGTGATCCGGCCGTTCAACACGTACGGGCCATATCAGAAAACCGGGGGAGAGGGCGGCGTCGTCGCGATCTTCATCAAAAACAAGCTGTCCGGCCGCACGCTCAACATTTACGGCGACGGTACGCAAACGCGCGACCTTCTCTATGTGGAGGACTGCGCCCGGTTTGTCGTCCAGGCCGGCTACTCGAACGCGGCGGACGGCCAAATCGTCAACGCCGGACTTGGCCGCGACATCGCGATTAACGACCTGGCCGAGCTGATCGTCGGCGACAAGTCCCGGATCGCGCATGTCGAGCATATTCATCCGCAAAGCGAAATTCCGAAGCTGCTTTGCAACTCGGCGAAAGCGGAGCGCCTTTTGGGCTGGAAGCCGGAAGTGACGCTGGAGGAAGGCATCCGTCGGACGGAGGACTGGATTCGGACGTCGAATTTGATCTAA
- a CDS encoding ATP-grasp domain-containing protein, which produces MEKVLFTSIGRRVQLARHFIEHGWEVIGADANPDECATRNIVPQIYKVPKSDDQGYLEQLLEICKLEQVNCLIPLFEPELVKLAFLKKEFQEVGTRIVVSDVEKLQVCLNKFTLYQYLRNSKILTPDTYDSYERIDGNSKWVVKPKTGMGSKDVYITNKSDASFVWNKVYDPIIQRYIEGQEYSIDAFVADNGRVLSIVPRKRLEVRSGEVSKSVTIRDVALTEQTLQLLRQLQLSGPVTLQGIKERTTGLFYFIEINPRFGGGVPLTIHSGVPYADFLKTGYQQYENLYPYQAGLKMLRYDEAVFVNDKGSE; this is translated from the coding sequence ATGGAAAAAGTCCTCTTCACTTCCATTGGAAGAAGAGTTCAGCTTGCAAGGCATTTTATTGAGCATGGATGGGAAGTTATAGGCGCGGATGCTAATCCGGATGAATGTGCAACAAGGAACATAGTCCCTCAAATATATAAAGTACCCAAATCTGATGATCAAGGATACCTTGAGCAATTGCTAGAGATATGTAAGCTCGAACAAGTAAATTGCTTAATTCCGTTGTTCGAGCCGGAACTGGTAAAACTAGCGTTCCTTAAAAAAGAATTTCAAGAGGTGGGTACACGAATCGTTGTATCAGATGTTGAAAAATTGCAAGTATGTTTGAATAAGTTCACATTATACCAATATCTAAGGAATAGTAAAATTCTTACTCCCGACACTTATGACTCTTACGAACGTATAGATGGGAACTCTAAATGGGTGGTTAAACCCAAAACAGGAATGGGAAGCAAAGATGTATACATAACAAATAAAAGTGATGCATCGTTTGTTTGGAATAAAGTTTATGACCCCATAATTCAAAGATATATTGAGGGTCAAGAATATAGCATTGATGCTTTCGTAGCTGATAATGGCCGAGTTTTGTCAATCGTCCCCAGAAAGAGATTGGAAGTTCGCTCGGGAGAAGTTAGCAAATCGGTTACGATTCGTGATGTTGCTTTAACGGAACAAACGCTACAACTTTTACGGCAGCTTCAATTAAGTGGCCCTGTTACTCTACAAGGAATAAAAGAGAGAACGACAGGGCTGTTTTACTTTATTGAAATTAACCCAAGATTCGGTGGCGGAGTTCCTTTAACGATCCATTCAGGGGTACCTTATGCAGACTTTTTAAAAACAGGGTATCAACAGTATGAAAATTTGTATCCTTATCAAGCGGGTTTAAAGATGTTGCGGTATGATGAGGCAGTATTTGTAAATGATAAAGGTAGTGAATGA
- a CDS encoding cytidylyltransferase domain-containing protein — translation MKTIIIIQARMGSSRLPGKILMPLGDSVVLDYVVSRCKQVRNVSDVIVATSALPQDDAVEEWCRKNNVSFFRGSEDDVLSRYVDAAKPYAPDCVVRVTGDCPFVDYQLTESFIEAMERNPSKDLVVWDGELPRGLVAEVLTYDALLRIDREGQEPRHREHVTYYAHEFPGKYSRTVVPVPEPLRFPKLRITLDTVEDYALCRAVADAFPGNKLIPSSDVVAFLNTHPEAAQLNAHIEQKPVV, via the coding sequence ATGAAAACCATCATCATCATCCAAGCACGCATGGGCTCCTCCCGTTTGCCAGGTAAAATTCTGATGCCGCTTGGCGATAGCGTCGTGTTGGATTATGTCGTTTCCCGGTGCAAGCAGGTACGAAACGTGTCGGACGTTATCGTCGCGACTTCGGCGCTTCCGCAAGACGACGCCGTGGAGGAATGGTGTAGAAAGAATAACGTCAGCTTTTTCCGGGGTTCGGAAGATGATGTGCTGTCCCGGTACGTTGATGCTGCCAAACCCTATGCTCCCGATTGCGTCGTTCGAGTAACCGGCGACTGTCCATTCGTCGATTATCAGCTCACGGAATCGTTTATTGAAGCGATGGAGCGCAACCCTTCGAAGGATCTTGTCGTTTGGGATGGCGAATTGCCGCGCGGTCTTGTAGCGGAAGTGCTTACGTACGATGCGTTATTGCGGATCGACAGGGAAGGACAGGAGCCGCGTCATCGCGAGCATGTAACTTACTACGCGCACGAATTTCCGGGGAAATATTCGAGGACTGTCGTTCCCGTACCTGAGCCACTGCGTTTTCCGAAGCTGAGAATTACGCTGGATACGGTGGAAGATTACGCGCTCTGCCGTGCCGTTGCGGATGCTTTCCCAGGGAACAAGCTGATTCCTTCTTCCGATGTTGTCGCTTTCCTCAATACCCATCCGGAAGCGGCTCAGCTAAATGCGCATATCGAACAAAAGCCGGTGGTCTAA
- a CDS encoding class I SAM-dependent methyltransferase, with protein sequence MSKIYHEHDRMWEKDKIKIIDCKTCGFIHLYPIPTKNDIEEFYKLSYFSEIKPFDYGTVTESYVEKKTEQVLQNSSYKYIYNKVINLLHRSCSSSFRMLDIGCGNDLLAKYFQIAGWETNVLEPNKDAAYYLSRFGISVCERFAEEIDEIGFKDLSFVNIQFVLEHIADPVSLLEKVHKAMAPGGLSVFVFPMILVTDN encoded by the coding sequence ATGAGTAAAATTTATCATGAACATGATCGAATGTGGGAAAAGGACAAAATTAAAATCATCGATTGCAAGACCTGTGGATTTATTCATTTGTATCCAATTCCAACCAAGAATGATATTGAGGAATTTTACAAGTTGAGTTATTTTTCGGAAATAAAGCCATTTGATTATGGTACAGTAACAGAATCATATGTAGAGAAGAAAACGGAGCAAGTTTTGCAGAATAGTTCATATAAATATATATATAATAAAGTAATAAACCTATTGCATAGATCATGTTCCAGTTCCTTTCGCATGCTTGATATTGGTTGTGGCAATGACTTACTTGCAAAGTACTTTCAGATTGCCGGATGGGAAACAAACGTTCTGGAACCTAATAAAGATGCTGCTTATTATTTAAGTCGATTTGGAATCAGTGTCTGCGAACGCTTTGCGGAAGAAATTGATGAAATTGGTTTTAAAGACCTTTCATTTGTAAATATTCAGTTCGTATTAGAACACATTGCGGACCCTGTAAGTCTTCTTGAAAAAGTACACAAGGCAATGGCTCCAGGGGGGTTATCCGTATTTGTGTTCCCAATGATTTTAGTGACGGACAATTAG